ACACAATCAACCGTGGTATAATTCCAGCGCTTTCCTGAGAAAGTCAGAGAGCACTCCCGGGTCGTTCAACGGCAGGACAGAGGTTTTTGGTGCCTTTAATTGGGGTTCGAATCCCTGCCCGGGAATTTCGCTTTTGGCACTGTTGCCAGCTCCTCGGAAAAAAATCGGCTCCCACAGTAACGGAACTGTTCCCAATGACGTTTTAGTAGCTATGAACACACGTCGCCCCTTCACGCTCATTGAGCTTCTCGTGGTCATTGCCATTATCGCGATCCTGGCTGCCATTCTCTTCCCGGTCTTTGCCACGGCACGCGGGCAGGCGCGCAAGACGGCGTGTCTGTCCAACTTGCGGCAGATCGGGATGGCGAACCTGATGTACGCCCAAGACAACGACGACTTTCCGGTCTGGGGCGGCGATCCTCCCGACCTCAACGGCGATGCGTGGAGTGGAAACTTGGATGTGGCGAACATGCGGCCCCAGCACGAGGTTCTGATGCCCTACATGAAGAGCAAAGAGATCTGGCGCTGCCCCGCGGATGGAGGTTTTGATTTTTGCGGCCCCTACGAAGGGACCTACCTGCCGTCGCACCCGAGCAGCTATCAGAAGTGGGGCTCCAGCTACATCACCCGCACCGAGCTGATTTTATTGAAAAAGCCGATCTCCAGCATGGAGGCCGTGACCACGGATGGCAAGACGGTCGGCTCCGCGGGGATCGGGTTGTTTTTCGATGCGGTCGGTTACTGGCACGGGAGCAAGCCGCTACTAGGAGAGAACACGACCAACTACCGCAATAATGTCTCGTTCCTCGACGGCCATGCCAAGAGCCTGATCAATGCGGACTACCTCAACCTCTGGAGCCTGCGGGTTCAATAGGAAAGCCTCGACGGAGATCGTCCCAAAATATGAGACTTCTGGCCCCTTGTCAGAAAGGGGTGCTCCCCCTAAAATTGGCTCATGG
This genomic interval from Armatimonas rosea contains the following:
- a CDS encoding prepilin-type N-terminal cleavage/methylation domain-containing protein; translation: MNTRRPFTLIELLVVIAIIAILAAILFPVFATARGQARKTACLSNLRQIGMANLMYAQDNDDFPVWGGDPPDLNGDAWSGNLDVANMRPQHEVLMPYMKSKEIWRCPADGGFDFCGPYEGTYLPSHPSSYQKWGSSYITRTELILLKKPISSMEAVTTDGKTVGSAGIGLFFDAVGYWHGSKPLLGENTTNYRNNVSFLDGHAKSLINADYLNLWSLRVQ